From Numida meleagris isolate 19003 breed g44 Domestic line chromosome 4, NumMel1.0, whole genome shotgun sequence, the proteins below share one genomic window:
- the EREG gene encoding proepiregulin has translation MDAGGPWTRSLLLFLGYLLQAVMGTTVIPLCAPGEMENCTTALIQTENSPRVAQVGITRCKPEMQDYCFHGQCVYIVDLDEHYCRCDVGFSGVRCVHSELVRQPLSTEYVALTVILVLLFLIAISIAGYYICRRYRNKKRHTNTSEYKEVGAL, from the exons ATGGACGCCGGCGGCCCGTGGACTCGCAGCCTGCTGCTCTTCCTCG GTTACCTATTGCAAGCAGTCATGGGCACAACAGTGATCCCATTATGTGCACCTGGTGAAATGGAAAACTGCACGACAGCACTAA TCCAGACAGAGAACAGTCCTCGTGTGGCTCAAGTTGGGATAACCAGGTGCAAGCCTGAAATGCAGGACTACTGCTTCCACGGACAGTGTGTGTACATAGTGGACCTGGATGAGCACTACTGCAG GTGCGATGTAGGCTTCTCTGGTGTCAGATGTGTGCATTCAGAGCTCGTCCGACAGCCCCTCAGTACAGAGTATGTGGCACTGACAGTCATCCTcgttttgcttttcctcatcGCCATCTCTATCGCAGGCTACTACATCTGCAGGAG GTACCGAAACAAGAAGAGACACACCAACACCAGTGAGTACAAGGAGGTTGGTGCCCTGTAG